From one Phocaeicola salanitronis DSM 18170 genomic stretch:
- a CDS encoding helix-turn-helix domain-containing protein gives MAKSNIRIKKICEWCGQEFVAQKVTTKYCSHRCANLAYKQAIRAKRIQQEEQRIQIVKSEKPLIDIKDKEYLSIAQAATLLGLSLQAVYKMIYTGHLVAYKLSSRLSFVRQSDIEEMLKRNPYKKRQPKDTLPIIDFYTTNEIKEKFGVKDSWIFHIAKEHNIPRTFNRGKTYWSKKHIDDYFAKKAPDPEIKEWYSTQDMQEKFGMTLTAIYSFVSKNAIPKKKVGIMVYYSKKHVDIAKGLIAPEGPKYYTIAEAMERFNLTRDQLYHYVKYHNIPRIKVGKYTKILRAELDKFFEPPKIE, from the coding sequence ATGGCAAAGAGCAACATTAGAATTAAAAAGATTTGTGAGTGGTGTGGCCAAGAATTCGTAGCACAAAAAGTAACTACGAAATACTGCTCACACAGGTGTGCGAATTTGGCTTATAAACAAGCCATACGAGCAAAACGGATTCAGCAGGAAGAGCAAAGGATTCAAATCGTTAAGAGTGAAAAGCCTTTGATAGATATTAAAGACAAGGAATATTTGTCGATCGCTCAGGCTGCTACTTTGTTGGGGCTTTCACTGCAAGCTGTTTATAAAATGATTTATACTGGACATCTTGTTGCTTACAAGTTGAGCAGTAGGCTTTCATTTGTTCGGCAGAGCGATATAGAAGAGATGCTTAAAAGAAACCCATACAAGAAACGACAACCTAAAGACACTCTTCCTATCATAGACTTCTATACCACAAATGAGATTAAAGAGAAATTCGGTGTCAAAGATTCCTGGATATTTCACATCGCTAAGGAACATAATATTCCACGAACCTTTAATCGTGGGAAAACCTATTGGAGCAAAAAGCATATTGATGACTACTTTGCAAAGAAAGCTCCCGATCCTGAAATCAAGGAATGGTACAGCACGCAAGATATGCAAGAGAAGTTCGGTATGACACTAACAGCAATTTATTCTTTTGTATCAAAGAATGCCATTCCCAAAAAGAAAGTCGGCATCATGGTGTACTACTCCAAGAAGCATGTGGACATTGCCAAAGGTCTCATAGCTCCCGAAGGACCAAAATACTACACTATTGCCGAAGCGATGGAGCGATTCAATCTGACACGGGACCAACTCTACCATTATGTGAAATACCATAATATCCCCCGTATCAAGGTCGGTAAATATACCAAGATCCTGCGGGCAGAGTTGGACAAGTTCTTTGAGCCTCCAAAGATAGAATGA
- a CDS encoding IS256 family transposase, with protein MKEEFDFESIKNKAIEQLKAGKPLLGKDGAFAPLLESILNAALEGEMDAHLTEEERQMGNRRNGKMQKQVQTPLGEVTVSTPRDRNSSFDPQFIKKRETILAEGVADRIIGLYALGNSTREISDWMEENLGNRVSADTISAITDRVLPEIKAWKSRMLDSVYPIVWMDAIHYKVTDERGCAVTRAIYNVLGIDREGHKELLGMYISRNEGANFWLNVLTDLQNRGVEDILIACIDGLRGFPEAIQSVYPNTAVQLCVVHQIRNSIKYVGSKNQKEFLKDLKCVYQAVNKESAENELLKLEDKWGEQYPIVIRSWQENWDKLSEYFQYTPAIRKLIYTTNTVEGYHRQIRKVTKNKGVFPSDTALEKLVYLAYRNIRKKWTMPLANWATISQQLAIKFGERFKLL; from the coding sequence ATGAAAGAAGAATTTGATTTTGAGAGTATCAAGAACAAGGCAATTGAACAGCTGAAAGCAGGTAAACCCCTGTTAGGTAAAGACGGTGCTTTTGCTCCCTTATTGGAAAGTATCCTGAATGCAGCTCTGGAAGGTGAGATGGATGCACACCTTACAGAAGAAGAACGTCAGATGGGTAACCGCCGTAACGGGAAAATGCAAAAGCAGGTTCAGACTCCATTAGGTGAGGTAACTGTATCCACTCCCCGCGACCGTAATTCAAGTTTTGATCCACAATTTATTAAGAAGCGTGAGACCATTCTGGCAGAAGGTGTTGCCGATCGTATAATCGGCCTGTATGCTCTTGGTAACAGCACACGTGAGATTAGTGATTGGATGGAAGAGAATCTTGGTAATCGTGTATCGGCAGATACAATCAGCGCCATTACAGACCGTGTACTTCCGGAAATAAAGGCATGGAAATCACGTATGCTTGATTCTGTCTATCCTATAGTCTGGATGGATGCCATCCATTATAAGGTAACAGATGAACGTGGTTGTGCTGTTACACGTGCAATCTATAATGTGCTGGGTATTGACCGGGAAGGACATAAGGAACTACTCGGAATGTATATATCAAGAAATGAGGGAGCAAACTTCTGGCTCAATGTTCTGACAGACCTTCAGAACCGTGGAGTCGAAGACATTCTTATAGCCTGTATAGACGGCTTGAGAGGTTTTCCTGAAGCAATCCAAAGTGTTTATCCCAATACAGCCGTACAGCTTTGTGTCGTACATCAGATTCGTAATTCCATCAAATATGTAGGCTCCAAAAATCAAAAGGAATTCCTGAAGGATTTGAAATGCGTTTATCAGGCTGTAAATAAAGAATCGGCAGAAAATGAACTTCTTAAGCTGGAAGATAAATGGGGCGAACAGTATCCTATTGTCATCAGGTCATGGCAGGAGAATTGGGATAAGCTGTCCGAATATTTCCAGTACACTCCGGCTATCCGTAAGCTCATATATACGACAAATACTGTTGAAGGTTATCACCGTCAGATTCGTAAGGTAACAAAGAATAAGGGCGTGTTCCCATCGGATACAGCCCTTGAGAAACTGGTTTATCTTGCATACCGCAATATACGGAAGAAGTGGACCATGCCACTGGCTAACTGGGCTACAATCTCACAACAATTAGCCATAAAGTTTGGAGAGCGATTTAAATTATTGTAA
- a CDS encoding NfeD family protein, which produces MEILIIIALIVAGLILFLIEVFLVPGITIAGIASACSLLYAIYYAFSGMGMQAGFITLGCTAAGIIGITVWVMRSKTVDRLSLKKELDFRPEPLKGLDIRVGDRGTSATRLTLIGNAEINGHLIEVQSADGFIDEGTSIEVTRIGNNTVYVKRAGN; this is translated from the coding sequence ATGGAAATACTTATCATCATCGCGCTTATCGTGGCAGGACTGATACTCTTCCTTATCGAAGTGTTCCTCGTGCCGGGCATTACCATCGCGGGCATCGCGTCGGCGTGCAGCCTGCTTTATGCCATTTATTACGCATTTAGCGGCATGGGCATGCAGGCAGGCTTTATCACCCTGGGCTGTACCGCGGCAGGCATCATCGGCATCACCGTATGGGTAATGCGCTCGAAAACGGTAGACCGGCTTTCGCTGAAGAAAGAGCTTGACTTCCGCCCCGAGCCATTGAAAGGGCTTGACATCCGCGTGGGCGACCGCGGGACGTCTGCCACGCGCCTCACGCTGATTGGGAACGCGGAAATCAACGGGCATCTCATCGAGGTACAATCCGCCGACGGGTTCATCGATGAAGGCACTTCCATCGAAGTGACCCGTATCGGTAACAATACGGTTTATGTAAAACGTGCCGGAAACTGA
- a CDS encoding DUF6371 domain-containing protein produces MSYRFTLEPYKGVSTRHTCPNCHRKSCFAKYIDMEKQISFPDYVGRCNHEQKCGYNYTPKMYFDENPMAKERLSEEFVPVSKPRVSLPPVPSFIEPEIMRQSLKLYHTNKLFQFLSFHFGQEATEELMLRYHVGTSKHWPGATVFWQVDISGRVRTGKVMLYNSENGRRIKKPHNYITWVHSLLKKENFNLRQCLFGEHLLSSDQQRPVALVESEKSALISSFYLPQYLWIASGGKNGAFNRDAMSVLRNRRVLLFPDLGATDYWNSKMEMIRSLGIEVFLFDFMERNATKEERDAGYDIADFLLREETKEAIFNRLVTLNPALKTLVETFDLQPVNVEKAPLSATVQRTRKGLFKR; encoded by the coding sequence ATGAGCTACAGATTCACATTAGAACCATACAAAGGTGTCAGCACCCGGCACACATGCCCGAACTGCCACCGCAAAAGTTGTTTTGCCAAATACATCGATATGGAAAAGCAAATCAGCTTTCCCGATTATGTAGGGCGATGCAACCATGAACAAAAGTGCGGCTACAACTATACGCCTAAAATGTACTTTGACGAGAACCCGATGGCCAAGGAACGATTGAGCGAAGAATTTGTGCCGGTGTCAAAGCCACGCGTCAGTCTGCCTCCTGTGCCATCCTTCATTGAACCGGAAATCATGAGACAGTCTCTGAAGCTGTATCACACGAACAAGCTGTTTCAGTTTCTGAGTTTCCATTTCGGGCAGGAGGCTACCGAAGAACTGATGTTGCGCTACCATGTGGGAACCTCGAAACATTGGCCGGGAGCTACGGTCTTCTGGCAGGTGGATATTTCCGGACGGGTACGCACCGGGAAAGTGATGCTCTACAATTCTGAAAACGGAAGACGGATTAAAAAGCCGCACAACTACATCACGTGGGTACATTCCCTTCTGAAGAAAGAGAATTTCAACCTCCGGCAATGCCTGTTTGGTGAGCACCTTTTGTCCTCCGACCAGCAGCGTCCGGTTGCCCTTGTGGAGAGTGAGAAAAGCGCTTTGATATCCAGCTTCTATCTGCCGCAATATTTATGGATTGCTTCGGGCGGGAAGAACGGAGCATTCAATCGGGATGCCATGAGTGTATTGAGAAACCGACGTGTCCTGCTCTTCCCTGACCTGGGTGCAACCGACTATTGGAACAGTAAAATGGAGATGATCCGAAGCCTGGGAATAGAGGTTTTTCTTTTCGATTTTATGGAAAGAAACGCAACAAAAGAAGAACGGGATGCGGGTTATGACATCGCTGATTTTCTGCTGAGAGAAGAGACAAAGGAGGCAATTTTCAATCGTCTTGTCACGTTGAATCCGGCCTTGAAAACGCTTGTCGAAACTTTCGATTTGCAGCCCGTCAATGTGGAGAAAGCACCGCTTTCAGCAACGGTTCAACGTACCCGAAAAGGACTTTTCAAACGATGA
- the floA gene encoding flotillin-like protein FloA (flotillin-like protein involved in membrane lipid rafts) — translation MIIPPLYLQIIAVIGIVIILAVFFHYVPFFLWLSAKVSGVRVSLVQLFLMRIRNVPPHVIVPAMIEAHKAGLNTITRDELEAHYMAGGHVEKVVHALVSASKANIELSFQMATGIDLAGRDVFEAVQMSVNPKVIDTPPVTAVAKDGIQLIAKARVTVRANIRQLVGGAGEDTVLARVGEGIVSSIGSSENHKSVLENPDSISKLVLRKGLDAGTAFEILSIDIADIDIGRNIGAALQMDQANADKNIAQAKAEERRAMAVALEQEMKAKAEEARANVIQAEAEVPKAMADAFRSGNLGIMDYYRMKNIQADTDMRNSIAQPDQHPAGGDPIGK, via the coding sequence ATGATTATCCCTCCCCTCTACTTGCAGATTATTGCCGTGATTGGAATTGTCATCATTTTGGCGGTATTCTTTCATTACGTTCCCTTCTTCCTTTGGCTTTCCGCCAAAGTATCAGGCGTACGCGTATCATTGGTACAGCTTTTCCTGATGCGCATCCGTAACGTGCCTCCCCATGTCATCGTGCCCGCCATGATAGAAGCCCACAAGGCAGGACTGAACACCATCACCCGTGATGAACTGGAAGCCCACTACATGGCAGGCGGACACGTAGAGAAAGTGGTGCACGCGCTGGTATCGGCATCGAAAGCCAACATCGAGCTTTCCTTCCAGATGGCAACGGGCATCGACCTTGCCGGACGTGACGTGTTCGAGGCGGTACAGATGTCGGTCAACCCGAAGGTGATTGACACGCCTCCTGTGACCGCCGTGGCAAAAGACGGCATCCAGCTCATCGCCAAAGCCCGCGTAACGGTGCGCGCCAACATCCGCCAGCTGGTGGGAGGCGCAGGCGAAGATACCGTCTTGGCACGCGTAGGCGAAGGCATCGTATCGAGCATCGGCTCGTCCGAGAATCATAAGTCGGTACTGGAAAACCCCGACTCTATCTCGAAGCTCGTGCTCCGCAAAGGGCTGGACGCCGGTACCGCTTTTGAAATCCTCTCTATTGATATAGCCGACATCGATATAGGCCGTAACATCGGGGCTGCCCTCCAAATGGACCAGGCAAACGCCGACAAGAACATCGCCCAGGCCAAAGCGGAAGAACGGCGTGCCATGGCGGTCGCGCTGGAGCAAGAAATGAAAGCCAAGGCGGAAGAGGCCCGTGCCAACGTGATTCAGGCAGAAGCCGAAGTGCCCAAAGCCATGGCAGACGCTTTCCGGAGCGGGAACCTCGGCATCATGGACTATTACCGCATGAAGAATATCCAGGCGGATACCGACATGCGGAACAGCATCGCCCAGCCCGACCAGCATCCCGCGGGAGGCGATCCGATAGGAAAATAG
- a CDS encoding helix-turn-helix domain-containing protein: MANEQITFDKLPQAVGYLTEQIEQIRQMVAALQPQASSDKHRLIEIDEACKITRKAKPTIYTLARKGLIPAYKRGKKLYFYEDELLQWIESGRKQMQAISLQEQAAEIVYGAKRKPKGGYNF, encoded by the coding sequence ATGGCAAACGAACAAATCACTTTTGATAAGCTGCCGCAGGCGGTAGGTTATCTCACAGAGCAGATAGAACAAATCCGTCAAATGGTAGCGGCACTGCAACCGCAGGCTTCTTCCGACAAGCATCGTCTTATTGAAATTGACGAAGCCTGTAAAATCACACGAAAGGCAAAGCCTACCATTTACACGCTTGCGCGTAAAGGACTGATTCCGGCTTACAAACGAGGGAAAAAACTCTACTTCTATGAAGATGAGCTGCTGCAATGGATTGAGTCCGGCCGCAAGCAGATGCAGGCAATATCGCTCCAGGAACAGGCAGCGGAGATAGTATATGGAGCGAAGCGCAAACCAAAGGGAGGCTATAACTTTTGA
- a CDS encoding GAF domain-containing protein encodes MEAKFKQDHITDKAERYKTFLRQFAPLIEGETHEISVLANTCAALKEAFGFFWVGFYLAENDELVLGPFQGSVACYRIKKGRGVCGTAWERMQTLVVPDVEQFPGHIACSSLSRSEIVVPLIVQGEVKGVLDIDSDLPAAFDETDKLYLEQAVRILAGTLYNHSKPSI; translated from the coding sequence ATGGAAGCTAAATTCAAACAAGACCACATTACAGACAAAGCGGAACGCTACAAAACGTTTCTCCGCCAGTTTGCCCCCCTTATCGAGGGTGAAACACATGAAATAAGCGTACTCGCCAATACATGCGCCGCCCTAAAAGAAGCTTTCGGCTTCTTTTGGGTAGGATTTTATTTAGCGGAAAACGATGAACTCGTATTAGGGCCTTTCCAAGGAAGCGTGGCGTGCTATCGCATCAAGAAAGGACGGGGCGTGTGCGGAACCGCCTGGGAACGGATGCAGACATTGGTTGTGCCCGACGTGGAACAATTCCCCGGACACATTGCCTGCAGTTCGCTCTCGCGTTCGGAAATCGTAGTGCCTCTTATTGTCCAAGGCGAAGTAAAAGGCGTGCTCGACATTGATTCAGACCTTCCGGCGGCTTTCGATGAAACCGATAAGCTGTACCTTGAACAAGCGGTCCGGATACTTGCCGGCACCTTATATAATCATAGCAAACCATCCATATGA
- the mnmE gene encoding tRNA uridine-5-carboxymethylaminomethyl(34) synthesis GTPase MnmE has product MNQQDTICAIATAQGGAIGIVRVSGPDAVTLTGRIFTPIGSTIPLTERKPYTLAFGHIKNSKGEIIDEVLVSVFRAPHSYTGEDATEISCHGSAYILQQVMHLLIGQGCRTAMPGEYTQRAFLNGKMDLSQAEAVADLIASTSEATHRLAMNQMRGGFSRELAKLRNQLLHLTSLMELELDFSDHEELEFADRTELQALAAQIEQLISHLANSFHAGNAIKNGIPVAIIGETNAGKSTLLNALVKEERAIVSDIHGTTRDIIEDTISLNGITFRFIDTAGIRQTQDTIEALGIERSFQAIDRAQIVILVCDKSQGESAFQAFYRQVAGRLEGKQVIVALNKCDLADTPTFLSPQGTVIEISAKKGQNIIALQEKLVELAALPDIQTGDVIVTNARHYEALIHALAAIRRVQEGLSTNLSGDFISQDLRECIFHLSDIVGDVTTDEVLGSIFEHFCIGK; this is encoded by the coding sequence ATGAACCAACAAGATACCATTTGTGCCATAGCCACTGCCCAAGGAGGAGCGATAGGCATCGTTCGCGTGTCCGGTCCCGATGCCGTGACATTAACCGGCCGCATTTTCACCCCCATAGGCTCAACCATCCCTCTGACGGAACGCAAGCCCTACACCCTTGCCTTCGGGCATATCAAAAACAGCAAAGGAGAAATTATCGACGAAGTGCTGGTCTCTGTCTTCCGTGCCCCCCATTCCTATACGGGCGAAGATGCCACCGAAATTTCGTGCCATGGCTCGGCGTATATCCTCCAGCAAGTGATGCATTTGCTCATCGGGCAAGGATGCCGTACGGCAATGCCCGGCGAATATACCCAGCGCGCCTTCCTGAATGGGAAAATGGATTTGAGCCAGGCGGAGGCAGTAGCAGACCTTATCGCCTCTACGTCTGAAGCTACCCATCGCCTGGCCATGAATCAGATGCGCGGAGGTTTCAGCCGAGAACTGGCAAAGCTGCGCAACCAGCTCCTTCACCTCACTTCGCTTATGGAGCTGGAGCTGGATTTCTCCGACCATGAGGAACTGGAATTTGCCGACCGTACAGAATTGCAGGCTCTTGCCGCACAAATAGAACAGCTCATCTCTCATTTGGCTAACTCTTTTCATGCGGGCAACGCAATCAAGAATGGCATTCCTGTAGCCATCATAGGCGAGACCAATGCCGGCAAGTCTACATTGCTTAATGCCTTGGTAAAAGAAGAACGCGCCATAGTAAGTGACATCCACGGCACCACGCGCGACATTATTGAAGATACGATAAGCTTAAACGGAATCACTTTCCGTTTCATCGATACTGCCGGCATCCGCCAGACCCAAGACACGATAGAAGCATTAGGCATTGAGCGCAGCTTCCAAGCCATTGACCGGGCACAAATCGTAATTCTCGTATGTGACAAATCACAAGGAGAATCAGCCTTTCAAGCATTCTACCGGCAAGTGGCCGGTCGCCTTGAAGGCAAACAAGTCATCGTAGCCCTTAACAAATGTGACTTAGCGGACACTCCCACCTTCCTCTCTCCACAAGGAACAGTCATTGAGATATCCGCCAAGAAAGGACAAAACATCATCGCCCTGCAAGAAAAGCTGGTGGAACTTGCCGCTCTTCCAGACATCCAGACCGGCGATGTCATCGTAACGAATGCCCGCCACTATGAAGCCCTCATCCATGCCCTTGCGGCTATCCGGCGCGTGCAAGAAGGATTGTCCACAAACCTCTCCGGCGATTTCATCTCGCAAGACTTGCGCGAATGCATCTTTCATCTGAGCGATATTGTAGGAGATGTAACGACAGATGAAGTGCTTGGCTCTATTTTTGAGCACTTTTGCATCGGCAAGTAA
- a CDS encoding nucleoside phosphorylase has translation MQTKTYFPPSELIINEDGSVFHLHVRPEQLADKVILVGDPGRVNLVASHFDTKECDIQSREFHTITGTYQGKRITVVSTGIGCDNIDIVLNELDALANIDFGTREEKDSLRQLELVRIGTCGGLQPYTPAGTFVCSEISIGFDGLLNFYEGRNAVSDLPLERALLNHLGWTGNLCSPTPYAVHANHELVERIARNDMVRGITVACGGFFGPQGRRLRIPLADPRQNEKIESFEYKGQHITNYEMESSAIAGLSLLLGHKATTVCMVIANRVKQEANTGYKNQIDDLIRVVLERI, from the coding sequence ATGCAAACGAAAACTTACTTTCCCCCATCCGAACTCATCATCAACGAAGACGGTTCGGTGTTTCATCTTCATGTGCGTCCCGAACAGCTTGCCGACAAGGTGATACTGGTGGGCGATCCCGGACGGGTGAACCTGGTCGCTTCGCACTTCGACACGAAAGAGTGCGACATCCAGAGCCGCGAGTTTCATACCATCACCGGAACATACCAAGGCAAGCGTATCACCGTGGTCTCTACGGGTATCGGATGCGACAACATCGACATCGTGCTCAACGAACTGGACGCACTTGCCAACATCGACTTCGGGACACGTGAAGAGAAAGACAGCTTGCGCCAACTGGAACTGGTACGTATCGGCACGTGCGGAGGGCTTCAACCCTATACGCCCGCAGGCACTTTCGTCTGCTCGGAAATCTCCATCGGCTTCGATGGGCTGCTCAACTTTTACGAGGGGCGGAATGCCGTAAGCGACCTTCCTCTGGAACGCGCCTTGCTAAACCACCTGGGATGGACAGGAAACCTCTGCTCCCCCACTCCATACGCCGTGCATGCCAATCACGAATTAGTGGAACGCATCGCAAGAAACGATATGGTAAGAGGAATCACCGTGGCATGCGGCGGATTTTTCGGCCCTCAAGGCAGACGCTTGCGCATCCCTCTTGCCGACCCCCGCCAGAACGAGAAAATAGAGAGTTTTGAGTACAAAGGACAGCATATTACCAACTACGAAATGGAAAGTTCCGCCATAGCCGGCCTCTCCCTTTTGCTTGGGCACAAAGCCACAACGGTATGCATGGTCATAGCCAACCGGGTAAAGCAAGAAGCCAATACGGGTTACAAGAACCAAATAGACGACCTTATCCGTGTCGTGCTTGAACGGATTTGA
- a CDS encoding DUF3987 domain-containing protein, with translation METSKLTAEGIIGEAVRIGAKMSGGEFPIEVFPIRIQRIISSLHDCQGYPVDYVAAAILAAIAVGIGNSHLVQVKRNWLESPILYMALIGRPGANKSHPLSFAFQPFIEHDYCQNQEYQKLYAEYECTMSMSKRERMEAGLDEFPQAPVRRRFLVSDITPEGLSLIHAQNPRGLCLWSDELSAWFKNFNRYNNGSEEQFWLSVFNAKPTISDRKSTQSSIFIRRPYISVIGTIQKKILGELVKGERSSNGFIDRILFVMPESVLKSRWNDRETPEELESQWQQIIDKLIAQDCPHDENNELQPQCLPFDEDAKQRLYGWQHENARQCDMETNDALVGIYCKLEIYIIRFCLIIQLARWTCGERDKTTIDLESVNRAILLTEYFRTTAVKVQTAVSQEQLSELHRNIYLNLPQRFTTAEGIGIAESYGMKEHAFKMFLKRHIGTLFRKENHGEYSK, from the coding sequence ATGGAAACCTCCAAATTAACAGCAGAAGGTATTATCGGCGAGGCTGTGCGCATCGGAGCCAAGATGTCCGGCGGTGAATTCCCAATAGAGGTCTTTCCTATCAGGATTCAGCGTATCATCAGTAGTTTGCACGATTGTCAGGGCTATCCCGTGGATTATGTCGCTGCGGCTATCCTTGCAGCCATTGCCGTGGGGATTGGAAACTCCCATCTGGTGCAGGTAAAGCGCAACTGGCTGGAAAGTCCCATTCTGTACATGGCACTGATTGGACGCCCCGGAGCCAATAAGAGTCATCCGCTGAGTTTCGCTTTCCAGCCGTTTATTGAACATGACTATTGTCAGAATCAGGAGTATCAGAAGTTGTATGCCGAGTATGAATGCACTATGTCCATGAGCAAAAGGGAACGCATGGAAGCTGGTTTGGATGAGTTTCCGCAAGCTCCCGTGCGCAGACGCTTTCTTGTTTCGGATATCACTCCCGAAGGATTGAGCCTGATACATGCCCAGAATCCCAGAGGACTCTGCCTTTGGTCGGACGAGCTGTCGGCCTGGTTCAAGAATTTCAACCGTTACAACAACGGTTCGGAAGAACAGTTCTGGCTTTCGGTGTTCAATGCCAAGCCTACAATTTCCGACCGCAAGAGTACGCAAAGTTCCATTTTTATCAGACGTCCTTACATCTCTGTTATCGGTACTATCCAAAAGAAGATTCTGGGCGAACTGGTCAAGGGCGAGCGTTCGAGTAACGGTTTTATCGACCGTATTCTTTTCGTGATGCCTGAATCTGTCTTGAAAAGCAGATGGAACGACCGGGAAACTCCAGAAGAACTGGAGTCTCAGTGGCAACAGATTATCGATAAGCTGATCGCACAGGATTGTCCGCATGACGAGAATAATGAGTTGCAGCCTCAATGCCTGCCATTCGATGAAGATGCCAAGCAACGGCTTTACGGTTGGCAGCATGAAAATGCCCGCCAATGTGATATGGAAACCAATGATGCTTTGGTAGGTATTTACTGCAAACTGGAAATCTACATTATCCGGTTTTGTCTGATTATCCAGCTTGCCCGATGGACTTGCGGAGAGCGCGATAAGACTACGATTGACCTTGAAAGCGTGAATCGTGCCATCCTGCTGACTGAATATTTTCGGACTACAGCTGTAAAGGTGCAGACTGCCGTCAGCCAGGAACAGTTGAGCGAATTGCACCGCAACATCTACCTGAACCTGCCTCAGAGGTTTACAACGGCAGAAGGTATCGGCATTGCTGAAAGCTATGGGATGAAAGAGCATGCTTTCAAGATGTTTCTAAAACGCCACATCGGAACATTATTCAGAAAAGAGAATCATGGAGAATACAGTAAATAA
- a CDS encoding site-specific integrase, which yields MTLTCTNVTLRQKPLRNDRISLYLDYYPAIRNPYTMKMSRREFLGIYIYAKPKNEQQRMFNQDMLNKAEAIRCIRVQSLINEEFGFLDKNKQKVDFLAYFRTKAREKYEKWDCVYNHFEKFVGGKCTFGDVTVELCEKFKDYLLKCKQINHPNAYISRNSAAGYYSTFRALLKIAYKEKMLRENLNDFLEKIEWKEVKKEYLTLDEVKKLAATPCKIPVLKQASLFACMTGLRISDILKLDWRDFEVGPDQGYYIRICTEKTETEATLPISQEALELCGEWGSGKVFKGLTRSMTHHPLKQWIAEAGIRKHITFHCFRHSYAVIQISLGTDIYTVSKMLTHKNVTTTQIYADLVNSKKRETANKISLK from the coding sequence ATGACACTTACATGCACCAACGTAACTTTGAGACAAAAGCCATTGCGTAACGACCGTATATCTCTTTATCTGGATTATTATCCGGCCATCCGCAATCCTTACACGATGAAGATGAGTCGCCGGGAATTCCTCGGCATCTACATCTATGCCAAACCCAAGAACGAGCAGCAAAGAATGTTCAATCAGGATATGCTGAACAAGGCAGAGGCAATCCGCTGTATCCGTGTCCAATCGCTTATCAATGAAGAATTCGGGTTCTTGGACAAGAACAAGCAAAAGGTAGATTTCCTCGCCTACTTCCGGACAAAGGCACGGGAGAAGTATGAGAAATGGGATTGTGTTTACAACCACTTTGAGAAATTTGTCGGCGGCAAATGCACCTTTGGTGATGTCACTGTGGAACTGTGCGAGAAGTTCAAAGATTACCTGCTCAAATGCAAACAGATCAATCATCCCAATGCTTATATCTCACGCAATTCGGCAGCCGGTTATTATTCGACGTTCCGTGCCTTATTGAAAATAGCCTATAAAGAGAAGATGCTGCGTGAGAACTTGAACGACTTTCTGGAAAAGATAGAATGGAAAGAGGTCAAGAAAGAGTATCTGACACTTGATGAAGTCAAGAAACTGGCAGCTACGCCATGCAAAATTCCAGTCTTGAAACAAGCCTCCCTATTTGCTTGCATGACCGGTCTCCGTATCAGTGATATTCTGAAGCTGGACTGGCGAGACTTTGAGGTTGGGCCAGACCAAGGCTATTACATCCGTATCTGCACCGAAAAGACGGAAACAGAAGCTACCCTCCCCATCAGTCAGGAAGCACTGGAGTTGTGTGGCGAATGGGGCTCCGGAAAAGTCTTCAAAGGCTTAACTCGCTCCATGACCCATCATCCCTTGAAACAATGGATCGCCGAAGCCGGAATCAGAAAGCACATAACCTTCCACTGCTTTCGTCATTCATACGCCGTCATCCAAATCTCTTTAGGCACAGACATTTACACAGTATCGAAGATGCTGACACACAAGAATGTCACCACCACTCAAATCTATGCTGATTTGGTTAACTCCAAGAAGCGAGAGACGGCTAATAAGATTTCGTTGAAGTAA